A section of the Telopea speciosissima isolate NSW1024214 ecotype Mountain lineage chromosome 3, Tspe_v1, whole genome shotgun sequence genome encodes:
- the LOC122655720 gene encoding pectinesterase-like: MATTHQPLLLDTPKKSPTFSCKAMLLFLCLVTIICPSALVVFHVINNSTVPHLSFPSQLCVRVQDPSSCLQIFLNNCVSRIVVAIDAANHISRRINDARQQAALADCVELMDLSIHRVKDSAVAIGGGSTKSSLADAHAWLSSVLTNHETCLDGLNGGPAQSSMEAHLQDLIARARTSLAMFTAMLPSDEEAFRSLQGGFPSWVTRKDRKLLNSLPKSITANVVVASDGSGKYKTVQEAVAAAPNNGNTRYVIYVKKGTYKENVQVGKTKKNLMFVGDGMDSTIITGSLNVADGSTTFNSATVAVVADGFIAQDIWFQNTAGPQKYQAVALRVGADQSVINRCRIDAYQDTLYTLSLRQFYRDCYISGTVDFIFGNAAVVFQNCQIVARKPLSGQQNTVTAHGRTDPNQNTGISIQNCQIIPSSDLAPLESSFPSYLGRPWKEYSRTVVMESYIAGHIDPLGWLPWNGTFALNTLYYGEYSNSGPGAGTSKRVTWPGYHVITSSTEAGKFTVAALIQGGAWLKSTGVSYTEGL; this comes from the exons ATGGCAACCACCCACCAACCTCTTCTTCTAGACACTCCCAAGAAAAGCCCTACTTTCTCTTGTAAAGCCATGTTGCTCTTCCTCTGTTTAGTTACTATCATCTGCCCATCTGCTTTGGTAGTTTTCCATGTGATCAACAATAGTACCGTaccccatctctctttcccttctcaatTATGTGTTCGGGTCCAAGACCCATCTTCTTGCCTCCAGATCTTCTTGAACAACTGTGTCTCTCGCATAGTTGTCGCCATCGATGCCGCCAATCACATAAGCCGCCGGATCAATGATGCCCGTCAACAGGCAGCTCTGGCTGACTGTGTGGAGCTGATGGACCTCTCCATCCACCGTGTGAAGGACTCCGCCGTTGCTATCGGCGGTGGTTCAACTAAGTCGTCACTCGCCGACGCCCATGCATGGCTAAGCAGTGTACTCACAAACCATGAGACCTGCTTGGATGGGCTAAACGGTGGGCCGGCCCAATCATCTATGGAGGCCCATCTCCAGGACTTGATAGCTCGGGCAAGAACCTCTTTAGCTATGTTCACTGCGATGTTACCATCCGATGAAGAAGCCTTCCGGTCATTACAGGGAGGATTCCCATCGTGGGTCACTAGAAAGGACCGTAAGCTTCTGAACTCTCTTCCAAAAAGCATCACCGCCAATGTTGTGGTAGCCAGCGATGGAAGCGGGAAGTACAAGACGGTACAGGAAGCGGTGGCAGCGGCACCCAACAATGGGAACACCAGGTACGTGATCTATGTGAAGAAAGGGACTTACAAGGAGAATGTTCAGGTtgggaagacaaagaagaactTGATGTTCGTTGGTGATGGCATGGATTCTACCATCATTACAGGCAGCCTCAATGTTGCTGATGGATCCACAACCTTCAACTCTGCTACAGTTG CTGTTGTTGCTGATGGGTTCATAGCACAAGACATTTGGTTCCAGAACACGGCCGGACCGCAAAAGTACCAAGCAGTGGCACTCCGTGTCGGTGCGGATCAATCCGTCATAAACCGGTGCCGCATAGATGCATACCAAGACACCCTCTACACGTTGTCCCTCCGTCAGTTTTACAGGGATTGTTACATCTCCGGCACTGTCGATTTCATCTTTGGAAATGCAGCTGTAGTGTTCCAGAACTGTCAAATTGTTGCTAGGAAACCCTTGAGCGGCCAACAAAACACAGTGACAGCCCACGGCCGAACCGACCCGAACCAGAACACGGGGATTTCGATCCAGAATTGCCAGATCATACCTAGCTCTGATCTTGCACCCTTGGAGAGCTCATTTCCTTCATATCTTGGACGTCCATGGAAGGAGTACTCTAGGACTGTTGTGATGGAATCATACATTGCTGGACACATTGATCCCCTAGGATGGTTGCCATGGAATGGGACTTTTGCATTGAACACACTGTATTATGGGGAGTATTCGAATAGTGGACCGGGTGCAGGTACTAGCAAGCGAGTAACCTGGCCTGGTTATCATGTCATCACCAGCTCGACAGAAGCCGGGAAATTCACAGTGGCAGCGTTGATACAAGGCGGCGCATGGTTGAAATCAACTGGAGTTTCTTATACTGAAGGTCTCTGA
- the LOC122655363 gene encoding uncharacterized protein LOC122655363, which produces MGDHEFLRVSPSKGVIRFSKKGKLSPRFIGSYKILARIGLVTYRLALPPSLEGVYDDFHVSMLKKYVHDPTHISSQEPPELADDMTYEEQPKKILERQIYTLCNRSISYMKVQWSNYSEQEASWEVESELQAKYSHLFNLDGKSISRTNFL; this is translated from the coding sequence ATGGGCGATCATGAGTTCTTGCGGGTATCACCAAGCAAAGGGGTGATACGGTTCAGCAAAAAAGGCAAGCTAAGTCCGAGATTCATTGGATCATATAAGATCCTAGCAAGGATTGGACTGGTGACTTACAGATTGGCACTGCCTCCATCTCTAGAAGGCGTATATGATGATTTCCATGTGTCCATGCTAAagaagtatgtccatgatccgACACATATCTCATCTCAGGAGCCGCCTGAGCTTGCTGACGacatgacctatgaagagcaacccaaaaaaattttggagCGCCAAATATACACTCTTTGCAACCGTTCTATCTCTTACATGAAGGTGCAATGGAGTAATTACTCTGAACAGGAAGCATCTTGGGAGGTTGAAAGCGAGTTGCAAGCTAAGTATTCTCACCTTTTCAACTTAGATGGTaagtcaatttcgaggacgaatttcttataa